In Citrus sinensis cultivar Valencia sweet orange chromosome 3, DVS_A1.0, whole genome shotgun sequence, the sequence AGTCTCCTGGGTCCCCTTCTTCTTCTACTTcttcgtgtgtttgtttggttattttcaagttgattgttcatcatcatctttccATTACTCATCTCCTAAAACAACTCATTTCTGCCCTCCCGACCAAAGTTTAGCTTtgcttcaatttaaaaatgaaacttttTCCAATCCTGGGTATTACGCTACTTGTAATGAAGAAGTTTTTTATCCTAAGACGAATTCTTGGACAGAGGGTACCGACTGCTGCTCATGGGATGGGGTAACCTGTGATAATGTGACAGGAAACGTGATTGGCCTCGACAGCAGTTGCAGCAGGCTTGAAGGCAGCATCGATGACAATAGCAGCCTCTTCCATCTTTCCCATCTCCAATCTCTCAACCTTGCTTTTAACGATTTTGGCGGTTCTCAAATCTCTCCCGAGATTGGACGGCTAAAGGAATTGACATATCTTAACCTCTCTCGTTCCTTTTTCGGTGGCCTACTCCCATATGAAATATCTCACTTGTCCAAACTAACTCATCTTGAACTTTCCCTAAATGAGTGGACAATCGAACAAAAAACTTTTGATTTGCTTGTGAGTAACCTAACAAATTTAAGCCTTCTCAATCTCGGAACAACAAACATGTCTTTGatcaaatctttttctctgttaAACTTGCCTTCAACAATGACATATCTTGATCTCAGTAGTGCTGGTATACAAGGACATTTCCCAGATGAAACTTTTCGTCTTCCAAACCTTCAAGTACTCTATTTATTTGGAAACGACCAACTCACTGGTTATCTCCCAAACTCTAACTGGAGTAGTCCTCTTAGGAAGTTGCAAATTTCTTTCACTAATTTCGCAGGTAAAATACCCGATTCAATTGGAAATCTACCGTTCTTGGAGATTGTACATATCGAAGGCTGCAGTTTCACCGGGTCAATTCCATCATCAATTGGAAACCTCACTAGAGCTACTGAAATTGTGTTCGCATCAAATTATCTTACTGGCCACCTGCCCCATCATGTAAGTGGACTGTCATATTTAACCACTTTAGACCTTTCTGGAAACTCTCTACAAGGCAGGGTACCATCCTGGTTGTTCACTCTGCCTTCTTTGGTTTCTCTAGATCTTTCAAATAACATGCTCAATGGTCCTATTAATCCATTCCAGTCGCCTAATTCACTACAAGAAGTTCGATTGCAAAAAAATGAGATACATGGCACAATTCCTAGTTCCATCTTTCAACTAGTGAACCTCACTTATTTCGATCTTACATCAAACAACTTGAGTGGTACTGTTAAGTTCGACATGTTCTCAAAGTTGGAAAGCCTTCAATATCTTTATCTTTCAAACAACAGCCTACTCTCATTTACTTCCTCTAGCAATATGGATATCAAATATTCCTTACCTAGTCTACAGGAATTGAATTTATCTAATTGCAATGTCAACCAGTTCCCACGTTTCTTGAGAAACTCAGGAAAGTTAACAAGCTTAGACCTCTCCAATGGTAGAATTCATGGTCGAATTTCAAAACATGATTCTGAAGGATGGAAGAATTTGATTGATCTTCATCTTTCCAACAACTTTCTGACACATGTAGAGCTACATCCATGGCaggaaattaaaattcttgatctgcaaaacaacaaaatccaAGGATCAATTCTGGTTCCACCACCTTCAACACAAGTCTTCTTAGTTTCGAACAACAAATTGTCCGGACAGATCCCTCCGTCGATTTGCAGTTTGAGTTCCCTTCAATATCTTTCCTTATCTCACAACAACTTGAGTGGAACGATTCCTTCATGTCTTGGAAACTTTAGCACTGAGCTGATTATTCTGGACTTGAAGAACAACAGCCTTGAGGGTCACATCCATGATACATTTGCAAATGCAAGTTCTTTAAGGAGTCTTGACCTTAATAGCAACAAGTTGGAAGGGCCATTACCAAGATCTTTGGCGAATTGTAACATGCTGGAAGTTGTCAATGTGGGGAACAACATGATAAGTGACACATTTCCGTGTTGGTTGGGATGTCTTCCGAAGCTAAAAATTCTGGTCTTGAGATCTAATCGATTATATGGTCCACTATGCAAGTCCAATATTACGTTGCCCTTTCAAGCCCTTCGAATCATTGATCTCTCTCGTAATGAATTCACTGGTTTTCTGCCAAGAGAAATCTTTGTAAGTATGGAAGCAATGAAGAATGTCGACGAAACGGAATTTGGACTTCAATATATTGGTGGTTTCTACTATAAAGATACTGTAACTGTTGCAATGAAAGGACTGGAAGTTAACCTGAGCAAGATCTTGCTCATATTTAGAGCTATGGATTTTT encodes:
- the LOC127900606 gene encoding receptor-like protein 33 is translated as MTYLDLSSAGIQGHFPDETFRLPNLQVLYLFGNDQLTGYLPNSNWSSPLRKLQISFTNFAGKIPDSIGNLPFLEIVHIEGCSFTGSIPSSIGNLTRATEIVFASNYLTGHLPHHVSGLSYLTTLDLSGNSLQGRVPSWLFTLPSLVSLDLSNNMLNGPINPFQSPNSLQEVRLQKNEIHGTIPSSIFQLVNLTYFDLTSNNLSGTVKFDMFSKLESLQYLYLSNNSLLSFTSSSNMDIKYSLPSLQELNLSNCNVNQFPRFLRNSGKLTSLDLSNGRIHGRISKHDSEGWKNLIDLHLSNNFLTHVELHPWQEIKILDLQNNKIQGSILVPPPSTQVFLVSNNKLSGQIPPSICSLSSLQYLSLSHNNLSGTIPSCLGNFSTELIILDLKNNSLEGHIHDTFANASSLRSLDLNSNKLEGPLPRSLANCNMLEVVNVGNNMISDTFPCWLGCLPKLKILVLRSNRLYGPLCKSNITLPFQALRIIDLSRNEFTGFLPREIFVSMEAMKNVDETEFGLQYIGGFYYKDTVTVAMKGLEVNLSKILLIFRAMDFSSNRFNGEIPEVLGNFKSLKVLNLSHNGLTGNIPVSLGNMTALESLDLSFNKLHGRIPEQLLGVTALASLNLSYNRLRGRIPRGNQFNTFDNDSYIGNIHLCGEPLTVTCSNDGLPKAPPSASTDHEEDETASWFDWKMAKLGYASGVVIGLSIGYMVFSIGRPRWLVKMVERDQQKKVRRRRPRHRM